In the Agromyces flavus genome, TCGGGCCGAACGGCGCGGACGGGTCGGTCAGTCCGATCCGTCGGCGACGCCCACCCACGCGCCATCCGTGGCAGAGCTGTGCTCGACGGCGTCGAGCACGCGCTGCACGTGCAGCCCGTCGGCGAACGAGGGTCGCGGCGGCGAGCCGGCGGCGATCGCGTCCACGAAGTCCTTCGCCTGGTTGGCGAAGCCGTGCTCGTAGCCGAGCATGTGCCCGGCGGGCCACCACGCATCGACCCACGGGTGCTCGGGCTCGGTCACGATGATGGTCTTGAAGCCCTGCTCGACCGTGGGCTCGGTCGCGTCGTAGAACTCGAGCGCGTTCAGGTTCTCGAGGTCGAAGGCGATCGAGCCGAGCGAGCCGGAGATCTCGATGCGCAGGGAGTTCTTGCGCCCGGTGGCCATGCGCGAGGCCTCGAAGGTGCCGAGTGCGCCCGAGGCGAACCGGCCGCGGAAGAGCGCGAGGTCGTCGACCGTGACCTCGCCGAACTCGGTCGCGGGCTCGGACGACGACGATCCGGCGATCGCGCCCGAGCTCGAACCGGAGGGCAGGGGCCGACGACGGACGAACGTCTCGAGCACGCCCGAGACCTCGCTGAGCCGCAGCCCGGTCATGTACTGCGCGAGGTCCACCGCGTGGGCGCCGATGTCACCGAGCGCGCCCGATCCCGCGCGATCCTTCTCGAGGCGCCAGGTCATCGGCGCCGCCGGGTCGACCAGCCAGTCCTGGAGGTACGACGCGCGCAGGTGGCGGACCTCGCCGATGCGACCGTCGGCGATGAGCTGCCGCGCCAGGGCGGTGGCCGGCACGCGGCGATAGGTGAAGCCGAGCATCGAGCGGATGCCGCGAGCCGACGCGGCCTCGGCCGCCCGCGTCATCGCCTCGGCCTCGACCGTCGAGTTGGCCAGCGGCTTCTCGCAGAGCACGTGCTTGCCGGCCTCGAGCGCGGCGATCGCGATCTCGGCATGGCTGTCGCCCGGGGTGACGATGTCGACCACGTCGATGTCGTCGCGTTCGACGACCTCGCGCCAGTCGGTCGAGACCTCGCCCCAGCCCCACTTCGCGGCGGCCTCGCCCGCACGGCCCGGATCTCGCCCGACCAGCACGTCCATCGTCGGCTGCAGCGGGAGGTCGAAGAACCTCGGCGCCACGCGCCATCCCTGCGAATGGGCGGCCCCCATGAAGCCGTTGCCCACCATCGCGACGCGGAGTCGTTCAGCCATGCGGATCGAAGCCGCCTTCCTGTGTAGGGGAGGCCGGGCGCCCGTGGGCGCCCGGCCTCGAGGGTGTTCGGATCAGGACTCGAACGCGAACTCGATGTACTGGTCCACGTTGTCGGCCGTCACGACCGGCGCGTCGAGCACGATTCGGTTCGGGACGCTCGGCGTGTAGAGGTCGCTCATGGTCTTGCCCTGCGCGATGAGGCGCGCGAGTGCGATGCCGTCGGCCGCCTGGGTCGACGGGTAGATGACCGTCGCCTCGAGCACCGAGTCGCCCGACTCGATGGCGCGCATCGCGTTCGCGCTGCCGGCGCCGCCGACCATGAAGAACTCGTCGCGGCCGGCCGCCTCGATCGCGGCGAGCACGCCGACGCCCTGGTCGTCGTCGTGGTTCCAGATCGCGTCGATCTGGGGAGCCGCGGACAGCAGCTGCGAGGTCACGGCCTCACCGCCCTGGATGGTGAAGTCCGCGGCGACGCGGTTGCTCACCTCGAGGCCGCAGTCCGCGAGCGCGTCGGCGAAGCCGCGCGAGCGGTCCTGCGTGAGCGGGAGGGAGTCGATGCCGGCGATCTCGGCGACGACGGCGTCGTCCTGGCCCTCGAGTCGCTCGCAGATGTAGGAGCCGGCCGAGACGCCCATGCCGTAGTTGTCGCCGAGGATCGTCGCGCGGGCCGCGGC is a window encoding:
- a CDS encoding Gfo/Idh/MocA family protein, producing the protein MAERLRVAMVGNGFMGAAHSQGWRVAPRFFDLPLQPTMDVLVGRDPGRAGEAAAKWGWGEVSTDWREVVERDDIDVVDIVTPGDSHAEIAIAALEAGKHVLCEKPLANSTVEAEAMTRAAEAASARGIRSMLGFTYRRVPATALARQLIADGRIGEVRHLRASYLQDWLVDPAAPMTWRLEKDRAGSGALGDIGAHAVDLAQYMTGLRLSEVSGVLETFVRRRPLPSGSSSGAIAGSSSSEPATEFGEVTVDDLALFRGRFASGALGTFEASRMATGRKNSLRIEISGSLGSIAFDLENLNALEFYDATEPTVEQGFKTIIVTEPEHPWVDAWWPAGHMLGYEHGFANQAKDFVDAIAAGSPPRPSFADGLHVQRVLDAVEHSSATDGAWVGVADGSD
- a CDS encoding substrate-binding domain-containing protein; this translates as MSVKRTSRARAFVMAGASLAVAGLLAGCTAGDSGSSVTENQNSAEENAASGDTVVIGFSGPAADHGWLGAINSAAQAAADSYDDVELRVAEGTNDANLQISQVETFVNEGVDAIVLLPTDGAALTEAAIQAMEAGIPVINVDREFSDPAAARATILGDNYGMGVSAGSYICERLEGQDDAVVAEIAGIDSLPLTQDRSRGFADALADCGLEVSNRVAADFTIQGGEAVTSQLLSAAPQIDAIWNHDDDQGVGVLAAIEAAGRDEFFMVGGAGSANAMRAIESGDSVLEATVIYPSTQAADGIALARLIAQGKTMSDLYTPSVPNRIVLDAPVVTADNVDQYIEFAFES